Part of the Peromyscus maniculatus bairdii isolate BWxNUB_F1_BW_parent chromosome 23, HU_Pman_BW_mat_3.1, whole genome shotgun sequence genome is shown below.
AAAACCGCACATTTCGGACTAACCTAGTAGTTTCATATGTCATTAGATACGtacttaaaagagaaattagAATACTGTCCAATGGCATTAAGAGAGTAGGACCTGGAGTTGGCccgctgggaagatggctcagtggttaagagcactgtctgctcttccagaggacccaggttcagttcccagcacccacatggcagcttgctaCCCTTTGTAACACCAGCTCTCAGAGATCCACTCTTttggtgggcaccaggcatgtacatggtgtatcgatatacatgcaagaaaaacacccatatatataaaataaggagTTCTGAAAAAGAATAGGGCAATATTTATTAATACAACTGCCTTTAGAGTATTTCTGAGGGAAGCAAGCAAGTACTAAGTTCTGCATAGATAAGTAATGTGTCAGGTTCATTGTTAAgtaacttattttaaattttgtgatttaaaaaatttaatcaatTAATGGATGGATGTTtttgaggctgaccttgaacttaaggCAATCCTCCTGTTGAGGTTCCTAAATGCTGGTATTATGGCTATCAAATATCAAACCCGGCAGTACTAAGCACAACTGTGTCTTTACAATTCTTGTGAGAGGTAGTAACTACACTTTACAAAGAGGGACACAGGCTCACAGAAATGAGTGACATGAGGGGACTGTAACTAAGCAGTAGCCAGAACTCAGGAAGTCACAGCGCTAGTCTAGAAACCAGCTCCTAACTGCCACACACGGGAAATGGTAACATTACACCAGCTTTGTGGAAAGTCAAACTTCTTAGCATAATTTCTCAACTGTAACTACTAGCAATCTCTGAAAATACACTAAAGATCCTTAAAATACGACCTGTTGGTACAGACTTATAGATATCAAGTGCAAATCCACTGTCCTCCAAActctacagagagaaaaaaaggtcTTTATAAACACTGTAGCCCATGAGACGACCGAGGCCAGAACCCTTGAGCCCAGACCAGTGAGAGCACAGTAGAAGTGAATCCTTACCAACTGCACCATCCTCCACGCCTCTTCTTTTCCTAGTTCTCAGACTTAACAGAGCCTCGTTCTGGGGGCAGGTAAGCAGAGAGAATCTGGCATGACTTGGTTCAGAATCCGTCAGCTCATCATCTTCCATAAAAGCTTTGGCGATCTCCACTGCTTCTGTTTCAAAACAGTTCTCTGGCTCTTTAGCAGAAGTAGAGCTGACCGGAACACCACAAAAAGCTCCCATTTGactggtttctgtttttatgttctGAGGGAAGGTTTGATCTTTTTCCAGGAGATAAGCCTTCTTAAGGGACACTCTGGTTCCTAACGCCGACTGTGTGTCTTGCTTAAACTGAGAGAGTTGGGGAGACACTTCAACAGAATGAGTATTGCCTAAAGAAGCACTTTCTTCATAGTTATTTGGGAAACTGAATGTATCATTGCAGGTTTTCTGCAACTTAGAGTTTACAGGGTATTCTGGGGTTCTCTTTCCAACACAAGGCTGAGGAAGTATTTTTGATACATCTGCAGAAGTAGGTGGATGCTGGAGAGTATGTTCAGTCCTGATCAAATCAAATTCCTCTAACATTCCCTTAACTTTGTGTAAGGCACTTTCTGAAACTGTGACCCGCTTTCCACCGGCTGTACTAAATCCAGAGAAGACAGATGAACTGGCATTGCTTGGGAAGGGTTTTGGGAGTGACGATACAGCCTCGGGGGGATGCACCACggagttttctcttttcccagaGTGGTCCAGAGACCCCATGGAAGGTGGCTGCTCAGCACCACCATCCACCTTGGAGAACACTTGTCTCGCCTTTTCTAATGAAGCATTTGATACCTGTACAGTTTTTCCACTTGCGGTGCTAAAAACCCCACAACTGCCTGAAGCACAGGCTGCCCAGGGGAGCTCCCTTACAGATTTACACCTATCCCAAGCTCCCAAATTAACAGGAGGTATCTGAGCTCTCTCCAGTCCACACACACTTTGCTTATGCTGTAAAATTTGTTCATTTTGGGTACAAACAAAAGTCTTAGGTGAGTCATCATCTAAAGAACTAGAACATATAAAATCCTCTGAATTATCCAATGCTTTAGGACAGCTTGTCTGGCAAGAATCTGGTTTACTCTTTGTggtttgtttaaatgttttattgcAGTTATCTGTGAGTGTATCTTCCACTGTTTTTACGGTTTCTTTCGAATGAGCTGTAACGACCACAGGTGGGCTTAGCTTACAGCTCCTTGAATCTGGAGGAGCCCAGTCAATGGCTGCATTTTTATTTGCACATGGTGAAGAGTCAGTCTCACGTTTCTGAACACAGATGTCTTCATTTacagtgtgtgggtgtgtacctACTTCTTTTGTAGCGGACACGCTGGGGAAAGTGGCATTGTCTTCAGCTCTCTTCATGTCTGGCTGAGCATCACAATCAACGCTGTTTTTTGAGAAATATCCCGAGTCGTTACGCCTGTTATCACAATGACAAAAACTAGAATGGGCTGGACAGCTGTGACACACGCTCGGGTCACCAAAGAGAGCTGACGGTCGATTTTCAGAGACACGATTTGTACCAACTTCATTTCTGATGCTGTCGAGGGGATGCTCACACAAGGCATTTCCAACACGGCCTTCAGTGTGTCCCTTTACACATTCAACTCCGGcagcatttcttttttcaggcTTATCACCCAGGCCTTCTCTGAGCCCTTTTCTGCCTTTGGCTAGAGAAGACTCAGTGACACCAGTTTCTCCACCGTGTCCTGTGTCACATGCCAGCACAGCATCCTGTGCCGAGTGGGACGACCGACTCACGCAGCAGGTTGTAGGACCTTGTTCTGCTTCACTGTCTGTGTTTCCATGAGCCTCAGCGTTAGAAGAGGTCCCATCTGATGTTCTGAGATGTGCAGTCTGCCCACACAGATGATCACTCTGCGTGGGTAGCACTACAGCCTCCTTAGAGACAGAGCTCTCCTCCTGCATTTCTTCACACTTTGAGGCAGGTATTTCAATTCTCTCACATGCTAATGCAAGCCCTTCTTTGGAGTTCTCTCTGTCCTTCAAGGGTTTTGATCCTTGATGACTAAAACTGGTGGTTTCCCTACCATACTGTGTCTCATCAAAAAGGTTTTTCACTTTGTCCAAAGATTCTTGTGTAATTCTGACTTTTTTCCCACTAGCTGTATGAAAACCCAATGGAGTAGGTTCTCTGATACTTTCTAGTTCACATTCAGGATGCTGCTGGAGAGTCGGTAGTTGACTGACAGTCCCAACTGGGAAACGCTCTTCAAATATTGGTAGTTTTTTAATACTGGTAGTTTCCTTGGGACATGAAAtgtccattttgtttttatttttgccacaatgaaatttAGAATTCAAAGAGTCTGAAAAGATGATCaattcttctgtttcttgattaaaaatattCAGACTTTTATTTAATGACTCCTCGGAGACTCTGATATTTTTCCCACTTGCAGTCTGGAAGGATATATTAAAATCTTTTATACTCTGTTCCCTCTTACCTGGAGGTAATTGTTCTTTATCTGAAGACTGAATATAGCATGTTTCCTCGGCTTTCATGGCTTCCAAACATGTTAAATCTGATACACATTCCTTAATTTGAGTGCTTGCCTCCCTCACATACTGGGTACAGGACTCGGGATCCTTACTGCACTGATCATCAGCAGCTCGTGGTAAGTCCCTGTCATCTTCATGAACTGTGCCACCTGTGCTGGATTTCCTACCCTCAGAGCGCTCTACTTTATAAACACTTCTCTGAGAACCAGGAGAGCTCTTATCTGCACATTTTGTATTTCCTGCATCATTTTCAGGATTTTTGTCAACAAAGATACCAGGAGTCATTTCAGCATTATTTTGTAATGTCACTTGGCACTTACTAGTCTTCCCATCAAAACTTTTAtcactgttttgtttctttatcttgAACGGTGACGCAACGGAATCATGACGTGCACTTGAAGAGAAAGCTCTGGGGTCTGCTTTGGCAGAGGTCTCCTCACTAACATCTTCAATGTCACGGAACAGGTTCACAGCTTTCTGCAGAGCCTCACTAGACACACTAAGCTTTGTGCCCCGAGCAGACTGAAATCCCCCACACGCCATTTCATTTACATTCGTTAAGAAACGAGAGGTACTCTTGTTACAACTGCCTTTCAACAGGCAAGGGAAGCTTTGTCTACCTCCAACAGAACCTCCACATTTCCTGCTGGGATCTGTCTGACctacagaggaggagaaggaggaggaagaggaggaggagggagccccTGTGAGATGAAGATCAATATCTTCCCACTCCTCAGAAGCCGTTTGCATGGCAACCATCTGGTTTCCAGGCACTTCAGGTGTATTATTCTGTGCTACATGGCTTGGCTTTCTGAACTGTGTGAATTCAAACTGACTTCCTGATTCTTCCAAGATAGTAGAAAGTTCTGTAATTTCTGCCTTTTGGCTGGGCGTTAAATTGTGATTCGAATGGAAATCTTGCTTTGAAGATAACACCTGAGGTGATGTGTGAGTATCTTCACCAGAACCAGATGCCCGACTCTGAGAATGTGCAGACACAGCAGTAACTGGCTGCAGATCTAACGTGGAAGGTTCACTCAGTCTCTTCTGGTTGGCTAATGGTGCGGCATTAATGTCAACACAAGCTAAACTAGTGGGATACTGCTCTTCAATGTCTTTGAAGAACATTTTGCTTTTCTTGATATTATGTTctgaaagttttatttctttattggaAGCTGTTCTGAAGCTACCTCCAAAATTATGGCTAAGAACTGGATCCAAGAATCCTGACCATTTGTCTGTATCCCCATCGGTCCCATCTGATTTCACACCCAGTGAGGAATTCAACTTTACATCCTTGTCTGCGGTTCCTTTCCGACGCTGCTCTGTGGCATTTCTGCTCTTCTGTGAACAAGCATGGACCAgagctgaggaagctgaggctttTGTGATCAAGGCACGGACTGTTTGCTCATCACCCATGTCTCCGTCTGCTGCTGTGGGAGCGCTCTTGAGATCAGGCCCGTTTGATTGGCTGAGGTCTTCTCCCTGCAGTCCCACGGTCCTTCCTAAAGCAGTCTTATTACTTTCTTGAGTTACCTGAAAGGCAAAACTACTCTCACTGTCTGGGGAAAGTTCAGAACTTATATTGACTGCTACTTCTGCAACAAAAAGCGTTTCTTCTCGGTCCTTATTTATGACTGCCAGATTTGTATTCTGACTGAACTGAGACTTCACTGGAGGGGACGCTTCTGTTACATGTTTTCCAGGTGGCAGAAGCCCTGGGGTTTTACAATGTTCACGTAGGACGCATATTTTATTGTCCCCCGAGGGAATGTGTCTGCTTAAGTCACTACCGTCTTTACAATTCTCACACCGCAGCTTCTCTGGCACGTCCCACGACACTCTTCCTCCGGAAACCACAACTGGCTGGGACAGGGGCACCTTCAAGCTGGGCGCTCCTTTAAGAGAACTTGTGCTGCTGCGGCCACCGGCAGGGTCTTCCTGTAATGCAGAGCTGATGCCGCTGGGCTGCACTGCTGCCGCACCTGCCGCACCTGCTGCACCTGCTGCAGGACGACATGCTGACACCAGGACGCTTtcttttccctctgaaacttctggGCTCTTCTGATCATCTTCACACTGGTTTTCTGGCACGCACGGCAGACAATCAGTTTCCAGGGCTGTACATGGCCGCAGCTTTTCTCCACTGACTACTGTGGCTTTGCCATTGAGATCCTGAGACATCAACGCATTAGTGTAACTGCTTTCTGTATCGGAAGCAGTCACAAAAGAGTGGGTCAAGGACGAAGATGGCTCTTCAGGATCATCCTGCAAACAGCTCCCTTTGACAGAAGAACCTGATAAACCTAAACGTAAGAACACAGAGTGACAGAACGGGTTAAAGACCTACTAATGGCACACACTCAATGCTTCTGCCATGTTAAAGTGTTTAAAGTAAGAAGCACGGGATGAGCAAGAGCCATCAACAGACTCGACACAGAAGCCCACAGTCACCATTTTGAAGTTACTGAGTTTCTAGATGAAGGGCTGAGAGGcttgctcagtcagtaaagtgcctgccgtGCAGACCCACaggtacccacataaaaagcggGGTGTGGCAGTGTGTACCTGTCAAGCCCAGTGCTGTAGGgtggggaacagaggcaggcaggtccctggagtGCAAACAGCTCTCCAGTCCTCTAGACCACCAGCCCATCCACCAAGCCACTTACATTTTCTCATACGGAGATAAAACTGACTCTGGGTGGTGGGCGGGAGGGGTGGAGTGGAGGCAACAGATCTCCCTTATGTTCCCCAGGCTGTCCaatgaccctcctgcttcagctctcCAAGTGAACACCATTTTTAGTTATCcaatttgtatataataaatacttCTAAGCAGGAGCTCAGTGGTCAGGTTCCTAACGTATATGGAGCCATGAAGCAGGACACAGAGGTGCATGTCTGTGGTCCCAACTCCTTGGGagcctaaggcaggaggattagccAAGCTCAAAGCCAGCAGAGAGCACAAAACGGGGACGGACGGcacgatggctcagtgggtagaggcgtCTGCCAcaaagcctgaggacccgaggaCCCACGTGGTAGGTCACACAAGTTCTCCACTGACCTCCATCCATGCACCCGTGCCCTGCATATGCCCCACACATATACACGATAATACTAAAACAGACGAAGCTAACGGTACACACAGGGCAAAAGGATCCAACAAGCTTGATCGACACTCTGCCAACCCCTGAACCCAAAGTCTCAACCATAACGTATATAAGAAAGTCTGAGAAAAACACGAGGCCTACGAGACCGCAGAGAGAAagcaggtgctgtggatattgctctatataaataaaacactgatggccagtgaccaggcaggaagtaggttgccaggcaggaagtaggtggacaaggagagaggagaattctgggaagcgggaggctgagggggaagacactgccagccgccgccatgataagccgcatgtaaagactctggtaagccaccagccacgtggcaaggtatagatttatggaaatggattaatttaagctataagaacagttagcaagaagcctgccatggccatacagtttgtaagctatataagtctttgtgtttccttggttgggtctgagcggctgtgggactggcgggtgacaaagatttgtcctgactgtgggcaaggcaggaaaactctagctacaagcaggtatttctttaaaaacacttGAAAAATCACACATTCAAATGAGAGAACTTAACCTCATCCATAAAACTGTACACACGCTAGAAGAAGAACAGAGGAGTACCTGAATCCGCATTTGTAAATGTGAATGGCGCTTCCAACGCACTTGCTTCGAACGGAGCTGAAGGGGTAGTGAGCTCTGCCTGTCCGCCTGCCTGCACTGCTTTTCCTTGATGAGACGCACCATCGCTTACAGAGTAAATAAACCTCCTCCTTTTACTTTTTAGAGTGGATATTAAGCCCGAGTTTTTCACAGCTGCAGACGTGTTAGTGAGAGGCGTTGGCCAGCTCCCGGTGTCCACCGAACCAGAACACAAAGAATCCTCTCTCTCTgagcagcacacagcacacagtccCCGGCCACCTGCAGAGGCTCTGGGTTCTTCTGTACAGGCCGAGCTGGCCGCACTCTCTGAGAAAACCGTGCCCAGAGACTGGTCAAGAGGCTCTCTCATCTGGAATACCGACTTCCCGATGCTCTGGAAGAGGCAGGCTGCTTGACCAGTTCCAGACTCTGCCTGCTCCCCTGCAATGCGGTCCTCCTGTATTTCCAGGCCCTGTCCgtgttcctctcctcccagagttTTCTCACTGAACATCTTTTCTGGTTCCGGAAAATTAGAAATAGGAGGCAGAGAGTTTTCTGAAGTAAAAGAGCCAATACCTTCTTTCTTCATATCTGTGAAGTCTTTTTCTGAACTACTTTGGTTACAAGAAGAAATGGGAAGTGGAGGATTTTCTCCCGGCTGGGTTGCAGTTAGCCcggagagggctagctga
Proteins encoded:
- the Brca2 gene encoding breast cancer type 2 susceptibility protein isoform X4, whose amino-acid sequence is MPIEYRRRPTFFEIFQARCRTADLGPISLNWFEELSSEAPPYNFEPPEEYEYKPHNYEPQLFKTPQRKTSYHQLASTPIIFKDQGQTLPLDQSPFRELGKIVASSKHKNHRRTKARMEPVGDVASPPLRSCLSESPLPLRCTQLVPPREKPVERGSLFSTPKIEEAQTPKPISESLGVEVDPDMSWSSSLATPPTLTSTVLIARDEEARGTVFPEDSPAQVLKSYFSNRNESLKKNDRSVPSDSQNKTQGEAFSHRLGKMLGDSSGKTNSFKDCLRKSVPNVLEDGEAAAYTSEEDSFSLCFPKHRTRKLQKMRLGKTRKNIFSEVGTDELSEEARRRAEETQPFALEIEPRDSDPLAPNVTQQKPSDSPSEERCQAPVQPPDSGWSQLALSGLTATQPGENPPLPISSCNQSSSEKDFTDMKKEGIGSFTSENSLPPISNFPEPEKMFSEKTLGGEEHGQGLEIQEDRIAGEQAESGTGQAACLFQSIGKSVFQMREPLDQSLGTVFSESAASSACTEEPRASAGGRGLCAVCCSEREDSLCSGSVDTGSWPTPLTNTSAAVKNSGLISTLKSKRRRFIYSVSDGASHQGKAVQAGGQAELTTPSAPFEASALEAPFTFTNADSGLSGSSVKGSCLQDDPEEPSSSLTHSFVTASDTESSYTNALMSQDLNGKATVVSGEKLRPCTALETDCLPCVPENQCEDDQKSPEVSEGKESVLVSACRPAAGAAGAAGAAAVQPSGISSALQEDPAGGRSSTSSLKGAPSLKVPLSQPVVVSGGRVSWDVPEKLRCENCKDGSDLSRHIPSGDNKICVLREHCKTPGLLPPGKHVTEASPPVKSQFSQNTNLAVINKDREETLFVAEVAVNISSELSPDSESSFAFQVTQESNKTALGRTVGLQGEDLSQSNGPDLKSAPTAADGDMGDEQTVRALITKASASSALVHACSQKSRNATEQRRKGTADKDVKLNSSLGVKSDGTDGDTDKWSGFLDPVLSHNFGGSFRTASNKEIKLSEHNIKKSKMFFKDIEEQYPTSLACVDINAAPLANQKRLSEPSTLDLQPVTAVSAHSQSRASGSGEDTHTSPQVLSSKQDFHSNHNLTPSQKAEITELSTILEESGSQFEFTQFRKPSHVAQNNTPEVPGNQMVAMQTASEEWEDIDLHLTGAPSSSSSSSFSSSVGQTDPSRKCGGSVGGRQSFPCLLKGSCNKSTSRFLTNVNEMACGGFQSARGTKLSVSSEALQKAVNLFRDIEDVSEETSAKADPRAFSSSARHDSVASPFKIKKQNSDKSFDGKTSKCQVTLQNNAEMTPGIFVDKNPENDAGNTKCADKSSPGSQRSVYKVERSEGRKSSTGGTVHEDDRDLPRAADDQCSKDPESCTQYVREASTQIKECVSDLTCLEAMKAEETCYIQSSDKEQLPPGKREQSIKDFNISFQTASGKNIRVSEESLNKSLNIFNQETEELIIFSDSLNSKFHCGKNKNKMDISCPKETTSIKKLPIFEERFPVGTVSQLPTLQQHPECELESIREPTPLGFHTASGKKVRITQESLDKVKNLFDETQYGRETTSFSHQGSKPLKDRENSKEGLALACERIEIPASKCEEMQEESSVSKEAVVLPTQSDHLCGQTAHLRTSDGTSSNAEAHGNTDSEAEQGPTTCCVSRSSHSAQDAVLACDTGHGGETGVTESSLAKGRKGLREGLGDKPEKRNAAGVECVKGHTEGRVGNALCEHPLDSIRNEVGTNRVSENRPSALFGDPSVCHSCPAHSSFCHCDNRRNDSGYFSKNSVDCDAQPDMKRAEDNATFPSVSATKEVGTHPHTVNEDICVQKRETDSSPCANKNAAIDWAPPDSRSCKLSPPVVVTAHSKETVKTVEDTLTDNCNKTFKQTTKSKPDSCQTSCPKALDNSEDFICSSSLDDDSPKTFVCTQNEQILQHKQSVCGLERAQIPPVNLGAWDRCKSVRELPWAACASGSCGVFSTASGKTVQVSNASLEKARQVFSKVDGGAEQPPSMGSLDHSGKRENSVVHPPEAVSSLPKPFPSNASSSVFSGFSTAGGKRVTVSESALHKVKGMLEEFDLIRTEHTLQHPPTSADVSKILPQPCVGKRTPEYPVNSKLQKTCNDTFSFPNNYEESASLGNTHSVEVSPQLSQFKQDTQSALGTRVSLKKAYLLEKDQTFPQNIKTETSQMGAFCGVPVSSTSAKEPENCFETEAVEIAKAFMEDDELTDSEPSHARFSLLTCPQNEALLSLRTRKRRGVEDGAVGQPPIKRSLLNEFDRIIENRRKSLKPSKSAPDGTVKDRRRITHHVSLEPVTCAPFCSSEERPGTQSVRFPAPAQGPLSKGQPSGRWALETSSSGAAVSLLPTHAVSATRDERTRCSATPRAAKVFVPPFKMKSQLHRGEHCNSKNMNSERKNQKSRDGESEDVRDSDVRQFNRGSFPQEATRPLTERAEEPLDLMMSLQNARDLQNMRIQEKGRHRLCPQPGSLYLTKSSTLPRISLQAAVGGRVPSACSHKQLYMYGVSKECININSKNAEYFQFDLQDYFGKEDLCAGKGVQLADGGWLIPSNDGKAGKEEFYRALCDTPGVDPKLLSSAWVSNHYRWIVWKLAAMEFAFPKEFANRCLNPERVLLQLKYRYDVEIDNSSRSALKKILERDDTAAKTLVLCVSDVLSPSTSVSEASASKTSGADPRSLDTIEVTDGWYAVKAQLDPPLVALVRSGRLAVGQKIITYGAELVGSPDACAPLEAPDSLRLKISANSTRPARWHSKLGFFRDPRPFPLPLSSLFCDGGSVGCVDVVVQRVYPLQWVEKTASGLYVFRTEREEEKEAVRFAGAQQKKLEALFTRVQAEFKDREEDRAQQRVPSRALTRQQVHALQDGAELYAAVQSAADPEHLEGCFSEEQLRTLNNHRQMLNDKKQAQIQSEFQKALEAAEQEEGLSRDVTPVWKLRVTSYEGEEKSSLLSIWRPSSDLQSLLTEGKRYRIYHLAVSKSRSKFERLSIQLTATKRTQYQQLPAASETLAQVYQPREPLHFSRLLEPAFRPPCSEVDLVGVVVSVVKTAGLAPVVCLSDESLNLVVVKFGADLNEDIQPRVLIAASNLQWRPESRSGVPALFAGDFSILSASPKEAYFQERVNRMKQAIENMDTFYKEAEQKLSHLLHGDSPQRSTPTKASAQAPSTCPPLELLATGGQFGRFSPNSEQSYLSPLSHCTPKEKSASLAQAAQMVSKSCDGDRESEDPKTCRKRRALDFLSRLPLPPPVSPICTFVSPAAQKAFQPPRSRGAKCATPREEREPRLPQRRALLQKASGASLLEHDSVADEELALLDTQALGPGSPEGSQQVFPGDSARTPVPQGQESPQPAQRPGQRAGPRSRKESVSGTAETAMTMVEN
- the Brca2 gene encoding breast cancer type 2 susceptibility protein isoform X5; this translates as MPIEYRRRPTFFEIFQARCRTADLGPISLNWFEELSSEAPPYNFEPPEEYEYKPHNYEPQLFKTPQRKTSYHQLASTPIIFKDQGQTLPLDQSPFRELGKIVASSKHKNHRRTKARMEPVGDVASPPLRSCLSESPLPLRCTQLVPPREKPVERGSLFSTPKIEEAQTPKPISESLGVEVDPDMSWSSSLATPPTLTSTVLIARDEEARGTVFPEDSPAVLKSYFSNRNESLKKNDRSVPSDSQNKTQGEAFSHRLGKMLGDSSGKTNSFKDCLRKSVPNVLEDGEAAAYTSEEDSFSLCFPKHRTRKLQKMRLGKTRKNIFSEVGTDELSEEARRRAEETQPFALEIEPRDSDPLAPNVTQQKPSDSPSEERCQAPVQPPDSGWSQLALSGLTATQPGENPPLPISSCNQSSSEKDFTDMKKEGIGSFTSENSLPPISNFPEPEKMFSEKTLGGEEHGQGLEIQEDRIAGEQAESGTGQAACLFQSIGKSVFQMREPLDQSLGTVFSESAASSACTEEPRASAGGRGLCAVCCSEREDSLCSGSVDTGSWPTPLTNTSAAVKNSGLISTLKSKRRRFIYSVSDGASHQGKAVQAGGQAELTTPSAPFEASALEAPFTFTNADSGLSGSSVKGSCLQDDPEEPSSSLTHSFVTASDTESSYTNALMSQDLNGKATVVSGEKLRPCTALETDCLPCVPENQCEDDQKSPEVSEGKESVLVSACRPAAGAAGAAGAAAVQPSGISSALQEDPAGGRSSTSSLKGAPSLKVPLSQPVVVSGGRVSWDVPEKLRCENCKDGSDLSRHIPSGDNKICVLREHCKTPGLLPPGKHVTEASPPVKSQFSQNTNLAVINKDREETLFVAEVAVNISSELSPDSESSFAFQVTQESNKTALGRTVGLQGEDLSQSNGPDLKSAPTAADGDMGDEQTVRALITKASASSALVHACSQKSRNATEQRRKGTADKDVKLNSSLGVKSDGTDGDTDKWSGFLDPVLSHNFGGSFRTASNKEIKLSEHNIKKSKMFFKDIEEQYPTSLACVDINAAPLANQKRLSEPSTLDLQPVTAVSAHSQSRASGSGEDTHTSPQVLSSKQDFHSNHNLTPSQKAEITELSTILEESGSQFEFTQFRKPSHVAQNNTPEVPGNQMVAMQTASEEWEDIDLHLTGAPSSSSSSSFSSSVGQTDPSRKCGGSVGGRQSFPCLLKGSCNKSTSRFLTNVNEMACGGFQSARGTKLSVSSEALQKAVNLFRDIEDVSEETSAKADPRAFSSSARHDSVASPFKIKKQNSDKSFDGKTSKCQVTLQNNAEMTPGIFVDKNPENDAGNTKCADKSSPGSQRSVYKVERSEGRKSSTGGTVHEDDRDLPRAADDQCSKDPESCTQYVREASTQIKECVSDLTCLEAMKAEETCYIQSSDKEQLPPGKREQSIKDFNISFQTASGKNIRVSEESLNKSLNIFNQETEELIIFSDSLNSKFHCGKNKNKMDISCPKETTSIKKLPIFEERFPVGTVSQLPTLQQHPECELESIREPTPLGFHTASGKKVRITQESLDKVKNLFDETQYGRETTSFSHQGSKPLKDRENSKEGLALACERIEIPASKCEEMQEESSVSKEAVVLPTQSDHLCGQTAHLRTSDGTSSNAEAHGNTDSEAEQGPTTCCVSRSSHSAQDAVLACDTGHGGETGVTESSLAKGRKGLREGLGDKPEKRNAAGVECVKGHTEGRVGNALCEHPLDSIRNEVGTNRVSENRPSALFGDPSVCHSCPAHSSFCHCDNRRNDSGYFSKNSVDCDAQPDMKRAEDNATFPSVSATKEVGTHPHTVNEDICVQKRETDSSPCANKNAAIDWAPPDSRSCKLSPPVVVTAHSKETVKTVEDTLTDNCNKTFKQTTKSKPDSCQTSCPKALDNSEDFICSSSLDDDSPKTFVCTQNEQILQHKQSVCGLERAQIPPVNLGAWDRCKSVRELPWAACASGSCGVFSTASGKTVQVSNASLEKARQVFSKVDGGAEQPPSMGSLDHSGKRENSVVHPPEAVSSLPKPFPSNASSSVFSGFSTAGGKRVTVSESALHKVKGMLEEFDLIRTEHTLQHPPTSADVSKILPQPCVGKRTPEYPVNSKLQKTCNDTFSFPNNYEESASLGNTHSVEVSPQLSQFKQDTQSALGTRVSLKKAYLLEKDQTFPQNIKTETSQMGAFCGVPVSSTSAKEPENCFETEAVEIAKAFMEDDELTDSEPSHARFSLLTCPQNEALLSLRTRKRRGVEDGAVGQPPIKRSLLNEFDRIIENRRKSLKPSKSAPDGTVKDRRRITHHVSLEPVTCAPFCSSEERPGTQSVRFPAPAQGPLSKGQPSGRWALETSSSGAAVSLLPTHAVSATRDERTRCSATPRAAKVFVPPFKMKSQLHRGEHCNSKNMNSERKNQKSRDGESEDVRDSDVRQFNRGSFPQEATRPLTERAEEPLDLMMSLQNARDLQNMRIQEKGRHRLCPQPGSLYLTKSSTLPRISLQAAVGGRVPSACSHKQLYMYGVSKECININSKNAEYFQFDLQDYFGKEDLCAGKGVQLADGGWLIPSNDGKAGKEEFYRALCDTPGVDPKLLSSAWVSNHYRWIVWKLAAMEFAFPKEFANRCLNPERVLLQLKYRYDVEIDNSSRSALKKILERDDTAAKTLVLCVSDVLSPSTSVSEASASKTSGADPRSLDTIEVTDGWYAVKAQLDPPLVALVRSGRLAVGQKIITYGAELVGSPDACAPLEAPDSLRLKISANSTRPARWHSKLGFFRDPRPFPLPLSSLFCDGGSVGCVDVVVQRVYPLQWVEKTASGLYVFRTEREEEKEAVRFAGAQQKKLEALFTRVQAEFKDREEDRAQQRVPSRALTRQQVHALQDGAELYAAVQSAADPEHLEGCFSEEQLRTLNNHRQMLNDKKQAQIQSEFQKALEAAEQEEGLSRDVTPVWKLRVTSYEGEEKSSLLSIWRPSSDLQSLLTEGKRYRIYHLAVSKSRSKFERLSIQLTATKRTQYQQLPAASETLAQVYQPREPLHFSRLLEPAFRPPCSEVDLVGVVVSVVKTAGLAPVVCLSDESLNLVVVKFGADLNEDIQPRVLIAASNLQWRPESRSGVPALFAGDFSILSASPKEAYFQERVNRMKQAIENMDTFYKEAEQKLSHLLHGDSPQRSTPTKASAQAPSTCPPLELLATGGQFGRFSPNSEQSYLSPLSHCTPKEKSASLAQAAQMVSKSCDGDRESEDPKTCRKRRALDFLSRLPLPPPVSPICTFVSPAAQKAFQPPRSRGAKCATPREEREPRLPQRRALLQKASGASLLEHDSVADEELALLDTQALGPGSPEGSQQVFPGDSARTPVPQGQESPQPAQRPGQRAGPRSRKESVSGTAETAMTMVEN